A single genomic interval of Lewinellaceae bacterium harbors:
- a CDS encoding T9SS type A sorting domain-containing protein: MSWTFVASVSGGANKVLSGSTTLPVATFPAGNYTLMFSYGCDGMGCIPDSTRIPLQIVSTPGIINERVTEDICLGGRMDFYANAFGGMGNCRLGIEIRAYDPTNTQPYKFLASVSGVPDLKLAGSTTLMATMFPVGDYEVRLFYECGPDAMSRTLVDEKTLLIAIHPLPQIRMDADLDDTICSREVFYLPGLFEDLPPGYTMQFKDNLGNLIDTNQRIINTGSGPIVRNYSLTPYSCIPPTCITDIRVGGQTGDNYIGPTCNGDGTFRTCFYLTGKNLPDNLSLYSAEINGQLYNADFFQKLALDRAVVCFRKVTASGPVTVNMIIFNRCSLQLTDLFTAPDCTSPSNCLTDFRVAGAPLDNYTGPACDVNGTYRTCFYLTGPNLPNNINAYNIEINGQVYTPAFFQALSPNTVVLCARGIHAQDSADVTISVNGLCNLTKENLYKEPDCSLPADCITSFRLGGQPGDTYIGPTCNDGASTYRTTFYITGSALPPDVSDYEVVIDGNAHTPTFFKQINSSTVVVGILNIPSTGMPVSVTINIQMTCTNTITDMYTEPICTAPLVAEFPVTSQAPGDEFTNSDPFCCPGPAVNLRRTVLPEPLLQRGVSLADTVCSHTAFRYDLRDLFQDLDPGYNLVLTDTMGNPFNPVLDSTIMNNGADPVTLSYSLIPFICAETTMHCCPGDTFTYLLTILPAPKLAANDRVTISLGSSCERIVQAGDLLNSTSPCINNLEVRITYPKGTTQFDPPNRVDASHRGYALTFQVNDLDGVNRTWGTLVVEDKLGPVIRCENDTLTCLEAAILSSEEYLETLVSDCGPYPARVDLVNSIWEDYHCEDSLFSGKITRTIRSSDPWGNHNECTQEIWIERNNLDSLICPDTIEVECTLLELYKQYGLLDSLAKELFGGSIKLDLEALDPFTLQVITRFLYNSSFTAYPEIKTLDGSTSPLWIPDYYYELFPGLANAHCNTIAEYEDKVFEICGKSRKIRRTWTIYDWCGHRDTTCEQWIIVKDTIAPFLNFFDYFDLGRSEMDTTSLLDLADKFTVLAYTEPHDCKAHVHLPDVKKYFFDCNDFEVGYEVEVADAGHPGKTTVLSGTLPADIYLPEGVFTIKLRLVDACWNTSLEVLPGNLFGVGGFRSLFTTLVPGITVQVLDATPPTPVCDEITQVTLDPASCWARINAEDLDDGSHDNCCDQLYYAVALKDSVDYYEAQFQEFLSSVTEEYFGVDIPFDGLGLFETEAPNLVSFMRVAHEVWMNLCAFDVVEDLTECGEDQVVLRVYEACGLRPYDEHIKKNVTCILPPIYQTTPGGTPTAVYQWTIDTKQEHFFYELMNACWDDYFPLLGCITNESLYLRYVWCLVEYYKDKGQFVQLNKMTLDQIELELQNILNADIGECIVDNIPEILVGLKVKQNFMYTDLLKTKYNDCWIEVLKDDKTPPVVVAPEDVTVYCDGVPYNWTVTKHYDYGTKSVELGGEGASFAHDVCEGGDVLSDHCITPQLVFTILTPPNGGYDVVSCCVEQPWDGGEYGYYGGPQVEGYAYDACVDGLATIIPQLSHDWKPIYCQIWLLLDQYDNKDGGHPDPQSYFEDTAEDWVITDNCSLPDTQVEITGSLNECGVGTLTKTVTATDKCGNTAHDTQTLYVKPRSDFEVIFPADAVVDCTDGANLAADRTGAGYPEISDDDCELIGVTYSDERYDVTEGCYKILRHWKLIDWCVYSPDLHNRYPDVIVDDRLLAGEARQCVVRNLKDDGDGFMEYIQVIKVVDDEAPVIVCNELGETCIYDNNCDAATVNYELLASGTDNCAAADEIQYRYTVLADETTPVVYGQGHELTAELAVGIYGVWLVGKDRCGNKDSCYTTFTIRDCKNPTPYCYHGIATVVMSPSGEVEVWARDFDAGSYDNCTTADDLILSFTEDGETPSITFTCADIPDGRSQEIEVEIWVIDEAGNKDFCTTTLLLQDNTGNACQDSSPLTESGSGVASPGQMEKEEGIRTPELYQNTPNPFSGETKIGFWLPESMTATLRVMDVTGKELYRVSGSYSGGNHLITLEAGNIPEVKGVLFYQLETISGVLNRRMVKVN; the protein is encoded by the coding sequence ATGAGCTGGACTTTTGTAGCCTCAGTCTCCGGGGGGGCCAATAAAGTCCTGAGTGGGTCCACCACTTTACCTGTAGCGACTTTTCCTGCTGGTAATTATACGTTAATGTTTTCCTATGGATGTGATGGTATGGGATGCATTCCCGATTCGACCAGAATTCCATTACAAATTGTGAGCACTCCCGGTATTATCAATGAGCGGGTAACTGAAGACATCTGCCTGGGAGGACGCATGGACTTTTATGCCAATGCTTTTGGAGGGATGGGCAATTGCCGGCTGGGTATCGAAATCCGGGCATATGATCCTACCAACACCCAACCTTATAAGTTCCTGGCTTCAGTATCCGGTGTTCCGGATTTGAAACTGGCTGGTTCTACGACATTGATGGCAACTATGTTTCCGGTAGGTGATTATGAAGTCCGGTTGTTTTATGAATGTGGTCCGGATGCAATGAGCAGGACCCTCGTGGATGAAAAGACCTTATTAATTGCTATTCATCCCCTGCCGCAAATCCGGATGGATGCAGACCTTGATGATACCATCTGTTCCAGGGAAGTCTTTTACCTTCCAGGTTTATTCGAGGATCTTCCCCCAGGGTACACCATGCAATTCAAGGACAATCTGGGGAACCTTATCGATACGAATCAACGGATTATCAATACGGGTTCTGGTCCCATCGTACGTAATTATTCCTTAACTCCCTATTCCTGTATTCCGCCTACATGCATCACCGATATTCGGGTTGGAGGGCAGACAGGAGACAATTATATTGGGCCGACATGTAATGGTGACGGCACTTTCCGGACCTGTTTTTACCTTACAGGCAAAAATTTACCTGATAATCTTTCACTTTATTCTGCGGAGATCAATGGGCAATTATACAATGCTGATTTTTTTCAAAAGCTGGCTCTCGATCGGGCGGTGGTTTGTTTTCGAAAAGTAACTGCTTCCGGTCCCGTCACCGTGAACATGATTATTTTCAATCGGTGTAGTCTTCAGCTTACGGACCTTTTTACAGCGCCGGATTGCACCTCTCCTTCCAATTGCCTGACGGATTTCAGAGTTGCAGGAGCGCCATTGGATAACTACACCGGACCCGCTTGTGATGTTAACGGAACCTACCGGACCTGCTTTTATCTTACCGGGCCTAATTTGCCCAATAACATCAATGCTTACAATATTGAAATAAATGGCCAGGTTTATACTCCTGCATTTTTCCAGGCTCTATCACCAAATACTGTTGTTTTATGCGCGAGGGGAATCCACGCCCAGGATAGTGCGGATGTTACCATTTCTGTGAATGGCCTGTGCAACCTGACCAAAGAAAATTTATACAAGGAACCGGATTGTTCCTTGCCAGCGGATTGTATTACAAGTTTCCGACTTGGAGGGCAGCCTGGCGATACATATATCGGACCTACCTGTAACGATGGTGCATCAACGTACCGGACAACATTTTATATTACCGGATCGGCATTACCACCTGATGTTTCCGATTATGAAGTGGTGATTGATGGGAATGCCCATACACCTACGTTTTTTAAGCAAATAAATTCTTCCACGGTTGTGGTGGGTATACTCAATATTCCTTCTACCGGAATGCCAGTTTCTGTTACCATTAACATTCAGATGACGTGTACTAACACCATTACGGATATGTACACGGAACCTATCTGTACAGCACCACTGGTCGCGGAATTCCCGGTGACTTCTCAGGCACCTGGTGATGAATTCACCAATTCAGATCCATTTTGTTGCCCCGGACCAGCAGTTAATTTGCGTCGGACCGTTTTACCTGAACCATTGTTGCAGAGAGGGGTATCCCTGGCCGATACAGTGTGTTCCCACACAGCCTTCCGCTATGATTTAAGAGATCTGTTCCAAGACCTCGACCCCGGTTACAACCTGGTATTAACCGATACGATGGGTAATCCCTTTAATCCGGTACTTGACAGCACCATTATGAACAATGGGGCGGATCCCGTTACTTTATCGTATTCGCTGATTCCCTTTATTTGTGCGGAAACAACCATGCATTGCTGCCCGGGAGATACATTTACGTATTTATTGACAATTCTACCCGCACCCAAGCTGGCAGCCAATGACCGTGTCACGATTTCATTAGGCAGTTCCTGCGAGCGGATCGTTCAAGCGGGTGATTTATTAAATTCGACTTCTCCGTGTATAAATAATCTGGAAGTACGAATTACTTATCCGAAGGGAACCACACAATTTGATCCTCCTAATCGGGTAGATGCCTCACATCGTGGATATGCACTGACCTTCCAGGTAAATGATCTTGATGGGGTCAACCGCACCTGGGGAACCCTGGTCGTGGAAGACAAACTGGGCCCGGTCATCCGCTGTGAGAACGATACGCTGACATGCCTGGAAGCGGCTATTCTATCCTCTGAAGAATACCTCGAAACGTTGGTGAGCGACTGTGGTCCTTATCCGGCGCGGGTAGACCTGGTAAATTCGATCTGGGAAGACTACCACTGCGAAGATTCGTTATTCAGTGGCAAGATCACGCGAACGATCCGGAGCAGCGATCCATGGGGCAACCACAACGAATGCACCCAGGAGATCTGGATCGAGCGGAATAACCTGGACAGCCTGATCTGTCCGGATACGATCGAGGTAGAGTGCACGCTGCTGGAACTGTACAAGCAGTACGGATTACTGGATTCTCTGGCCAAAGAATTGTTTGGAGGCAGTATAAAGCTGGATCTGGAGGCTTTGGATCCTTTCACCTTGCAGGTGATCACGCGGTTCCTTTATAATAGCTCATTTACGGCTTATCCGGAAATCAAGACGCTGGATGGAAGCACGAGTCCGCTGTGGATTCCGGATTATTACTACGAGCTGTTCCCGGGGCTGGCGAATGCGCACTGCAATACGATAGCGGAATACGAGGATAAGGTATTTGAGATCTGTGGCAAATCGCGGAAGATCAGGAGAACGTGGACGATCTACGACTGGTGCGGACACCGGGATACGACGTGTGAGCAATGGATCATCGTCAAAGATACGATAGCGCCGTTCCTGAATTTCTTTGATTATTTCGACCTGGGCAGATCGGAAATGGATACGACGTCGTTGCTTGACCTGGCGGATAAGTTTACGGTACTGGCGTATACGGAGCCGCACGACTGTAAGGCACATGTACATCTTCCGGATGTAAAAAAATACTTCTTTGACTGCAACGACTTTGAAGTGGGTTATGAGGTAGAAGTAGCCGACGCGGGCCATCCTGGTAAGACGACGGTATTGAGCGGTACGCTGCCGGCAGACATCTATTTACCGGAAGGAGTTTTTACCATCAAATTGCGGTTGGTGGATGCGTGCTGGAATACGAGCCTGGAGGTACTACCGGGAAATTTATTTGGGGTAGGCGGCTTCAGATCCCTGTTCACGACGCTGGTGCCGGGCATCACGGTGCAGGTATTGGATGCGACGCCTCCGACGCCGGTGTGTGATGAGATCACGCAGGTGACCCTGGACCCGGCGAGCTGCTGGGCACGGATCAACGCGGAGGACCTGGATGACGGCAGCCACGACAACTGCTGCGATCAGCTGTATTATGCGGTGGCGCTGAAAGACAGCGTAGACTACTACGAAGCGCAGTTCCAGGAGTTCCTGTCGTCGGTGACGGAAGAATATTTCGGAGTAGACATTCCATTTGACGGCCTGGGCCTCTTTGAGACCGAGGCTCCCAACCTGGTGTCGTTCATGCGGGTGGCGCATGAGGTATGGATGAACCTGTGTGCCTTCGATGTGGTTGAAGACCTGACGGAGTGCGGAGAAGACCAGGTCGTGCTGCGGGTTTACGAGGCCTGTGGACTGCGCCCCTACGACGAACACATCAAGAAGAACGTGACGTGCATCCTGCCACCGATCTATCAGACGACACCGGGGGGTACACCTACGGCGGTTTACCAGTGGACGATCGACACGAAGCAGGAGCATTTCTTCTACGAGCTGATGAATGCCTGCTGGGATGATTATTTCCCATTGCTGGGCTGCATCACGAATGAGTCGCTGTACCTGCGTTATGTATGGTGCCTGGTGGAATACTACAAAGACAAAGGTCAGTTTGTACAGCTGAACAAGATGACGCTGGATCAGATCGAGCTGGAACTGCAGAACATCCTGAATGCAGACATTGGCGAGTGCATTGTAGACAACATACCGGAGATCCTGGTGGGCCTGAAGGTGAAACAAAACTTCATGTACACGGATCTGCTGAAGACGAAATACAACGACTGCTGGATCGAGGTGCTGAAGGACGACAAGACACCACCGGTGGTGGTAGCACCTGAAGATGTTACGGTGTACTGCGACGGCGTACCTTACAACTGGACGGTCACCAAGCATTACGATTACGGGACAAAGTCGGTGGAATTAGGAGGAGAAGGAGCAAGCTTTGCGCATGATGTCTGTGAAGGCGGTGATGTGCTGAGTGATCATTGCATCACGCCACAACTGGTGTTCACGATCCTGACGCCGCCCAATGGTGGTTACGACGTGGTGAGTTGCTGCGTGGAGCAACCGTGGGATGGTGGTGAATACGGCTATTACGGAGGACCCCAGGTGGAAGGATATGCGTACGACGCCTGTGTGGATGGACTGGCGACGATCATACCCCAGTTGTCGCACGACTGGAAGCCGATCTATTGCCAGATCTGGTTGCTGCTGGATCAATACGACAATAAGGATGGCGGTCATCCGGATCCACAAAGCTACTTTGAGGATACAGCGGAAGACTGGGTGATCACAGACAACTGTTCATTGCCGGATACGCAAGTGGAGATTACCGGCAGTCTGAACGAATGTGGGGTAGGGACGCTGACGAAGACGGTGACGGCTACGGACAAGTGTGGTAACACCGCACACGACACGCAGACCCTGTATGTGAAGCCACGCTCCGACTTTGAGGTGATCTTCCCGGCAGATGCGGTGGTGGACTGTACGGATGGAGCGAACCTGGCAGCGGACCGCACAGGAGCGGGCTATCCGGAGATCAGCGACGACGATTGTGAGCTGATCGGGGTGACGTACTCGGATGAGCGCTACGATGTAACGGAAGGGTGTTATAAGATCTTAAGGCACTGGAAGCTGATCGACTGGTGTGTTTATTCACCGGACCTCCATAACCGCTATCCGGATGTGATCGTGGATGACCGGCTGCTGGCCGGAGAAGCGCGTCAGTGTGTTGTACGGAATCTGAAGGATGATGGTGATGGGTTTATGGAATACATCCAGGTGATCAAGGTGGTGGATGACGAAGCACCGGTGATTGTATGCAATGAGCTGGGTGAGACCTGTATCTACGACAACAACTGCGATGCAGCGACGGTTAACTATGAGTTGCTGGCCTCAGGCACGGACAACTGTGCAGCAGCGGATGAGATCCAATACCGCTACACGGTATTGGCCGATGAGACGACACCGGTAGTTTACGGACAAGGCCATGAATTAACAGCAGAACTGGCCGTCGGCATCTATGGTGTCTGGCTGGTGGGTAAGGATCGTTGTGGGAACAAGGACAGTTGTTACACAACCTTCACGATAAGAGACTGCAAGAACCCAACGCCGTATTGTTACCATGGCATCGCCACGGTGGTGATGAGTCCATCGGGGGAGGTTGAAGTATGGGCTAGAGACTTCGATGCCGGCAGCTACGACAACTGTACGACGGCTGATGACTTGATCCTGAGCTTTACGGAAGACGGAGAAACACCAAGCATAACCTTCACCTGTGCCGATATCCCGGATGGCAG